TTTTCTTCTTTCCTGAATAATAGAATTTTTGTTTTTTTTAGGTCTTTCTATAGGACTCTCAGTAGCATCAATCAAGACTACTTCATAATTCATATCACTCTTCATTAAAGCTTTACGGCCTGGAAGAGCAAAGTTTGGGTGTTTAACTAGGGTGTCTTCTACCCATTTTACAGCTTTATATGCTCAACTTTCACTAATCCCATAGTTCTGACCTATATGGAAATAAGTACAGTATTCTCTAAGGTATTCTAAGGCCATCAGCAACTGTTCCTCCAAATTAAGCTTATTTTTACGCCCACCTTTTGATTTCTTAAGACCGTTAGCTTTCCTCAAAATATTCACCATCTTTGAAAATGTCCTCTTCCTTACTCCTGTTAATCGACGAAATTTTTCATCCTTTAACTCTTTAATCTGATCTAATTTCATTATTACTTCAAATTAGATTTTTATAACACCATTCTACATCATTCTCTAGTTTCGAAAGAAGTCTATTATAGAACCTGAAATTACTAAACTGACTAAGGCAGTTGAAACAACCAAACTTACTCAAACAGAAAATAATAGTATAGCAAAACAAAATGATATTACGAATGTTAAAGAATTGTATAATAAATCGTCATCTCTATACTACTTTAAACAAGAAGAGGAAGCTAAGGTGGAAACGATAGTAGTTAATAAATATTCAGAAAACCATACAGGAATTTATAGTTCAAAAATCTTTAATAATTCATAATTTAAGGGCAAATATGGTTTTTGATGAAGAGACTCAAAAATCCTGGCCTGCACTCACTATTTTTGTTAAAAATGACAAAGATGAAATTACTGGAGCTAAGATATTAGCTCTGAATTCAAAAACATGTAATAAAGCTGATGTAGCTGAAAAATCTGTTGGTACAATTAGTGGGTCATTTGCTGAAATTGCTCAACAGAATTCAAAATACTCACCTGTAACAATCATTACAAAGGATATTGAAACAGCGTTAACCATTAGGCAAGCTGGAGTCGAAGGAAAAATCTTATGTGCAATTGAAGCCGAAAATTTGCAAAACTATAATCCTGGCCCAAAAGAAAAGATCATTCTAGCAGTTAAAAATGACGTAAATACTGAAAAAGCTGAAAAAGTTCTGGAGGATAAGGAAGCAGTAGTCTGTACAGTCAAAAATGACTTCAATAATGTATTAAAAACTCAAGGATTATATGCTGTTAGAAATATTATCAGCCCTGAAATAAGAAAACTTAATGAAAAAATTGAATCAATACAAACTAATATACAACCAGGATTATGTCCGAAACACTAGGCAGAGTATGACACAGCATTTTTTATTTAAAAAACTATAGAGTGAAAAAATATGACAAAACAATTAAAGCATGATTCATTGGCAAAGACAATCATGAGCGATCCAGTTGCTGCACAAGAATTTCTAGAGTATTATTTACCAAGCGATTTCAAGAGTTTAATAGATTTATCACAAATAAAAGTAGAGCAAGAGAGTTATATAGAAGAATCGTTAAAGAAAAAATACAGTGATATCGTCTATAAAGTTGCAACCAAAAAACATGGCAATGCTTTTATTTATATATTAATTGAAGCTCAATCAACCGTCGATTATTGGACAGCTCTGCGGTTATGGAGATACACATTGTTATTGTGCGAAAGGCATAAGAAAGAAAAAGCTAAATTACCATTAGTGTATAATTTAGTGATCTACAACGGCAAAAAAGTCTACAACGCACCTAGGAATTTGTGGAATTTATTTACAGATTCAATGATAGCTAAGCAATTAATGACTTCTGACTATCAATTAGTCGATTTGCAAAGTATGTCGAATGATGAAATTGTTAGAAAAAAGCATATAGATACCGTGATAAGAATCAAGAAAAGAAATAATAATTTTATAAAAAAGATGTAAGTTTTTATAAAATTATTATTTCTGATTGATTAAAACATTAGGATTAAAAGGAGAATTATGCTTTAAAACACCATAAATGATATGTAATAACTTACGCATAGCGGCAATAAGGATAAGCATTTTGGGTTTGCCAGTATCAGACAAACGTTGAGAAAATTGCTTGATAATACAATTATGTCTTAAGGCAGACATAGCAGGCATATAAAAAGACTTACGTAGATCTGAATTACCAGTTCTAGAGATTATACTAGCCCCCCGCACGGAACTGCCAGATTGACGATGCTTAGGATTAAGACCTACAAAAGCTACAACTTGTTTAGCAGAACTAAATTTCTCAATATCTGCTAAAAAAGCAAGAACTACAGCCTGTGTTTTTGCTCCTATGCCTGGTATTGACTCAAGTAACATAGCCTTATTATGAAGATCTTTGTTATTTTTAATATGGTCATTGATTAGTTGTTCAATTTCTTTAATTTGTGTTTCAAGAAATTCAATATGCATTTGAATATTATTAGCAATTGCTTTAGAAGCTCCTTCTAATCTATTTGTTTCTTGTGTTTTATGCTTAATTAAAACATTCAGGCGATTAACTAGCTGCTGTAGTTCTTGAATATAAAGAGGCTGTGGATACCATGCTTCCGGTTTCATTGCTTTGCAAAAATCTGCTATTAATACACTGTCTGCTTTATCTGTTTTTGTACGACTAAGTTTACTCATTGCAAAACCTTTAATACGGGCAGGATTTACTACGCTTACTTTATAACCATAATCGTACAGATATTTAGCTAAATTTTTCCAGTAGATACCTGTTGCTTCCATACAAACATGTCCAGTTCCTCTGCTTTTTAACCATGTTACTAATTTGTTAAACCCTTCAGAATTATTATTAAATTTTCTTGTTTGAACTTTATTATTAATTAACACAGCTGCATCAAATGTCTCTTTAGAAACGTCAATTCCTACAATTATACTATTCATAATCACCAAATTTTATGTTAAATATCTCAAAACCAACCTTGTAAATACAGGCTTTTTGCCTAAGAATACCGTCCGGTTTTTAATTAAAAAAGCTAGTTACTTATCTATAGAACAGGCTATTAGCCTTAGGAACGCTACTGTATACTAGCTTTCTTTTGTGCTATTGCTATAATCTTTTATTTTATTGCAATTTCACTTATTTTTATCATACAAGGAATGCTCGAATATATGCTAAAGCACATTCATCAACGAGATATGTTAAAGCTTTGGGAAGAGTTTCTAATAAAGTTCAAACATGTTTTAATACTTGATAAAGAAAAAGGCTATATTTACCTAAGATCATTTTTATGGTATACTGATACTAAATTACTAGAGAGTCAGCAACCAGAATTAGAGCAGGTTCTGGCTAAGTATTTATCTGAAGAAGAAAAAGGTAATATTATGAGAACTATTGCTGCAAAATATATTGATGAAGGTATAGAGATTGGCGAGACTAAAGGCAGAGCTGAAGGCATAGCTAAAGGCAGAGCTGAAGCCGCACAAGAGCTTGCAAGGAACTTATTAAAAGCTGGCTTTTCAGTTGAATTTATTTCTGAAAATACTGGATTGTCAAAAGAAGAAGTGATTAATTTAAAAAATAACATAGAGTATTAATTTTTCGAATTAATACTCTACTAACTTAAGTTTTTTGAGCAATTTATATTCACAAACAAAAGCTGTATTTAAGTTTTGTAGCTGCATAGTTAGTTTTGTGATAGGAAAGTTACCAGCAAGCTTTACATAACAAGTTAGGTCTGGTAGGTTCATAATTTCAGATGGCATAACTAAAATCTTTTTACGCTCAACATTATTCATATTTACTCCATCTCGCATAGTATTTGATCCATATGACAAGTTCTCTTGAGTTTCAATTATCTCTTGCTCACCTAGTGTTAATGCTGATTTATAAGCTGTAACCTGATCACTAACTCGAAAAATAAATTTACTATTAAACAAATCCAGCATAGAAGCACATTCAGCAGCCCCATATATTGCTTCTAATTGATGAATGTTCTGCAATCCAGCAACAAAGCAGCCTCCATACTTTCTACTTTCAGCCAAAGCAACTGGTAAAGACGAAACTTTTTGTAGAGCTGGCAGTTCATCAAGTATAAACCACATGTTTTTGTTATCATGATTAGGATTTCTACACATCAAAGCCTTGATAGCTATGCTTATCCAAGCTGAAATAAGTGGGCATAAAGTAGCTCTTTGATTTGGGTTAGCTGTGATAAATAGCCAGCCAGTTTCATTTGAGTTACTAAACCATTCCTTGATGCTAAAACTACCTCCAGGCTTTAAATATTGTAGCGAAGTAATATTCTTTCCAAGAGTAGATTGAATTCCTGCAGAAGTTTCGAGCGCGCTTTCGCTTATAATACCTGATACAGCTGTGTTTCTAAAAGCTTTTGCAAATTGTCTATTATCAGAGTAAATGATTGTATGAATTAATTTTATGATATCTTTATCATCCTGATATAGCTTCAATGCTTCAGACAAAACTAATTCAGCATTTTTAGCAAAAAAGTCATCAAGTTTAGGAGTATAATTACTAAAACTACTCGCTATATCATGAAAATCAGCTGCTTCAAAACAATCATTCCAAGGCAACCATTGTTCACTAGACTTCTTTTGAAACTAGAGAATGATGTAGAATGGTGTTATAAAAATCTAATTTGAAGTAATAATGAAATTAGATCAGATTAAAGAGTTAAAGGATGAAAAATTTCGTCGATTAACAGGAGTAAGGAAGAGGACATTTTCAAAGATGGTGGATATTTTGAGGAAAGCTGATGGTCTTAAGAAATCAAAAGGTGGACGTAAAAATAAGCTCAATTTGGAGGAACAGTTGCTGATGGTGTTAGAATACCTTAGAGAATACCGTACTTATTTCCATATAGGTCAGAACTATGGAATTAGTGAAAGTTCAGCATATAAAGCTGTAAAATGGGTAGAAGACACCCTAGTTAAACACGCAAACTTTGCTCTTCCAGGCCGTAAAGCTTTAATGAAGAGTGATATGAATTATGAAGTAGTCTTGATTGATGATACTGAGAGTCCTATAGAAAGACCTAAAAAAAACAAAAATTCTATTATTCAGGAAAGAAGAAAAGGCATACACTAAAAACTCAAATAGTGGTAGATAAGAAAACGCGCCAAGTAATATGTACAGATTTTTCTAACGGTAAAAAACATGACTTTAGATTATTTAAGAAATCCAAAATTCTTATCCATCCTAAGGTAAAAGTGATTACTGATACAGGATATCAAGGCATACAAAAAATTCACAATAATTCTGAATTACCAAAGAAAAAAAGCAAGAAAAATCCTTTAACTAAAAATGATAAAAAGAATAATCGGTAGATTCGCAGGAGAAAGAGTTGTAAATGAAAACGTTATTGGTGCGCTAAAACGCTTCAAAATTATTGCTGACAAATATCGAAATAGACGTAAAAGATTCTCTCTTAGATTTAATTTGATCTCTGGCATTTATAATTTTGAACTACTTTAACCAGTTTCGAAATAGGTCAACTATTTTTTTCCAAAGGATTAAGCAGCTTATCACATTTAGGATCAAAAAATCTATCAATAAAAGTTCCAGTTGTGTCTACAATTATTGCTCGATCTTTGTGTAATCGAATTTGTGGTAGCAGTTCATTAAGCATATTGGTTTTACCAGTACCTGTTGTTCCAGTAATCAGAATGTGCAGCCTTTCACTATTCTTTACTAATGGCAAGCCTGCAAAACAGATTTTTGAGGCCTTTTTAGCGCTTTTTAGCATTTTAGATAGGTATTTCAGCGCCTCTAATTTTGGCCTTAATAATCGTGTTTTTGCCTTGAGATGTAAAGAAAACAATTGAGATTATCACACCAATAGCAAAAACAATTAAGCTTTCTAACAATGCTGAATTGATTAGGAATTCCCATAATTGCTGTATTTTAAATCCATGTTGGCCTGTATAAAACTCATGCAAAAAGTCTTGAGCATTGAGGTGCATCCATTTTTTAAACCTTAAACTATAAAACTTAATGCCTATTTGATCGATATCATAAAAATGCTCACCAATTGCTAGCTTAAGCTGCACATATCTTTCAATTACAAAATAATACAAACTGCTCAGAAATACTTTTTGATATACCAGAAATAGATTCTAATGTGATATAATCATAAATTGGAAATATATCTCCAATCGAAGATAAAAAGGCTATTTCATGGTTACTAAATTCAGTATTATAATCAAACTTATTTTTTAGATTAGTCAATTGTTGTTTAGCTTTACCTGCATAAGACTGCTCTGGTGATATTGTTATATTTCGTCGCAAGCTTGGATGCAAGCAACTGACATTATCACAACTGTAAATCGAGGCTGATTCTCCGCCTTTTAAATGACTAATCCAACTTTTTTCATCCTGAGCTAATGAGTCATAAAAGTGTACATTATTGTTTGTAACCACGATAGTGCCAGTCATAGACATGATTGAATCATGCATATCTGATGGTATTCCAACCTTTGCTGCTGCTTTAGTGAAGATGTTATAATCATTCTAGCATTAGCTCTGAATCCTTATTTTGTGCTTGTCGCAGAGCTTGTTTTTGAGCTAAATCATTACGACATTTTTTACTAGCAGCAAAATAATCAAATCCACTTTGTGACTGTATATCACGGCAAACAGCTTCTCTCATAGCCCAGTTTCTTGGTAAAGCTGTAGCAAATAATGCTTTTGTTAATTCACAATCTCCTTTGGCAAATTGATTCATCTCCATTGCTAGATTACGCAAGTCCTTGAGAGCGTTCTCAATCTGTGGAGCAAATGTTTTTAATCCTAATGAAAATGCATAAACTTTAGCTTGAGAACCAATGTTTTTCATTAGTTGAACTAATTCTTCTCCAGAAATAACAGAGAAGCTACCAAGATAGGCGTCAATACCGCTACAGCTCATGTTTAAAGATGGTGGAGTTATAGCAAATGGCTGAAAGGATGTTTGGCTTGTTCGAGCAGACAATCCACCAGCTGCATAATATCCAGCCGCTTGATCTTGATATGATCCAGATCTAGTAACATTAACACTCATTCCTTGAAATACGTTTTCGATATTCCAAGCCAGTGATACTGGAGCTTGTAGCAATAATAGCATTGTAATAGCATAAACTCTAATTCTGATGCTCATCTAGTCTCCAATTTATGATAATATCTATCGATTGCTAGAATATTGTCGATAATTTTATCTTCAGAGATTATGCCTCTAGCTACTGCATATATTTTTTTACCATCGCTAGCTACTAGGTATAACACATGTACAACGCTAATTTAGGATAAGTGATTAGAAGAGAAAGAAGAAGAGATAAGATAGGGATTAAGTTTGGAGATGGAATAACTAGCAAGAGAAGCAATTATATGAACAAAGAAGTTAATATGAGAGCGATGTCGAGTATGCTCTAAATGCATGTGTTTTTTTAGTACATTAAAGACAGACTCAATTAAGGAACGTTTATTTAATAAAAGCTTATCATCTATGTCCAATAAATATGTTTTCATATCTTTACGAAGATTAGTAAATAAACGTAGACCATTGGAGAACAAAAGAATACTTTTGTTTACCAAGCTATAGTACGATAATACAACTATTACCTAGAATGTTGCTACCATTAGCCGTATTAATGCATTATCTGAAAGGAGAAGAGACTGGTATATATTACATCGATTCTACAAAGTTAGCAATTTGTCATAACAAACGTATTTCCAGCAATAGAGTTTTTAACAGATTTTCTAAAATTGGTAAGAGTAGCTATGGCTGGTTCTTAGGTTTTAAGCTGCATCTCATAATTAATAATAAAGGTGAAATAATGTCAGTTAAAATTACTAAAGGCAATAAAAGCAATCTATCTGTAGCTTCAGTTATTTCTAAAGGCTTATCTGGTAAATTGTTTGGTGATAAAGCTTACATATCTAAAGAGTTATTTCATCAACTGTTCTCCAATGGTCTACGTTTATTTACTAATCTTCGTAAAGATATGAAAACATATTTATTGGACATAGATGATAAGCTTTTATTAAATAAACGTTCCTTAATTGAATCTGTCTTTAATGTACTAAAAAAACACATGCATTCAGAGCATACTCAACATCGCTCTCATATTAACTTCTTTGTTCATATAATTGCTTCTCTTGCTAGTTATTCCATCTCCAAACTTAATCCCTATCTTATCTCTTCTTCTTTCTCTTCTAATCACTTATCCTAAATTAGCGTCCTAATACTATCAATATTACTGTTTTTGCTGTAGGAAATGAATGATTTTTATCTGTTGCTATACTAGAACTACTTATTGTATCAGCAAATTTTGCACTATTAATATTATTACTGTCATAGTACTTTATGTTACACAAAATTTCTTGTAGAATTTTTAAATTAGATCCAATTATTTTACAAATTTTTATACTGTAATTAGCCTTTCCAGCAGGAGTTAAAGCGTATATAATTTCATCTTTAGATATAACATTACTTGGTGTTAATATTTCTTGATCTGTACATTTAGGTAAATCAGAGTTAAGTGCTCATGTAAAAGAGAGTATTATATCATAATCTTCTACAAACTCAAGAAAGTGAGGCTTAATGTTAAAATTACATATAAATAACATTTTTGTATTAGTCAAGTTGAATGAAGGTAGCAATCTCATTACAGTTATTTTGCAGTCAAAGGTTGCTGGAATATAGTTTTTAATACACCACTCTGCATATTTGATAGTAATGTTTGCTACTGAAATTGCTCCATTTCCTATAAAGTTATAAATATTATTAAACATCATTACAATCATAATTAATTAATAAAAATTAACTAACTATAGAATTAACTTAACAAATTCTCAATTGTTTATTAAATTAACTAGTATTAAGCTCACAGTATTTATTTAGCTTTATGGTAATTTCTGGTAATCCAAGGTATTCAGCAAGAGGTATAGTTTCTTTCCTTTTTTTTAGTAGCTTTATAAATATAGCTTTAATATGTCCAAACTACTAAAACACAATTATAATAATAAGATGAAATAGCAAGCTAGACAGAATAAATGTTATAATACTGCTGAAATAATTATTGCTAAATACCGTAATGGGCCAGTTGGTACAGTAAACTTACACTATGATAATCAGTATTCCAAATTTGATAATATTGTTAAAAACTCTCAGCAATGCTAATAAGCGCTAGATTATGCATAAGATAAAAAAATGCTGGTTCAAAAAAAAATTACAGCAAAATTTTACTCATTAACACCAGAGATATACAACTTAAGGTTAGTTTTAGCATCGTGATAATTGAATCAAAAATTTTATAGTTTAATTTGCTTCTTTTTCAGTTTTTATCTAGGATTGGAGTATACAGAAAGTTTAAATTATGGTATAATTTATTAATAACCATTTAGAGATGGAAAATGATAGATTTTTATAGTGAGAGCTTAATAAATAAGCTGTTCAGAACCAATGTAAGATTTAATACCAAAATTGATCTTGATAGAGTTGAAAAAGCAATATTTTATGCTAAAACATTACGTAATAATAAAGCTACAAATACATATCAAATATAAAGAAGAAAAGTTAATTTTTGTTAACTTCTACACTTGATAGAACCTACTATTAACTTATGTTAACTTTTATTAATATTTTTTAATCAAGCTTTAACTTTAACTATAAATATATTTGTAATATTTATTAATATAACAAAAAAATTAAGACAAAAGGTAGAAAAAAATTCAGGAAATTGGGGGCCAGTTTTCAATCTAAAGGTTAAGATGATGGTGAAAAATATATACCAACTCAAGGTTGATAAAGCGGTTTGGAAGTCAGGTATATTATAAACAAATTAGTATAAAAATTTGATTCAAATAAAGAGAATAATATAGATACTTTGTTTAGGTAATTGTAATATAAATTAATATATGGTGTAATTATGGAATCAATATCATTAACATTAAAGTTAACAAATAAGTTACTAAGAAAAATAAAAATTCCAACTGAAAGAACATCAATCATCCAGGATAAAATTGAACCAGGACTTAAATTAAGAATATCGCCGACAGGAAGAAAAACATAGTCTTTTGAAAAAAAATTTAGAAAAGAAGGGATAAAAATAACGATAAGTGTATTTCCAGATTTATCTATTAAAGAAGCTAGAAAAATAGCAAGAGAATTAAAGAGATTAATGACGAACGGAATAAATTCAAGAGAAGTAAAATGTTAACAACAGATAGAAGAAAATGAGAATCGTATAAAAGAAAGAGAAAGAAAAGCTAACGATATTACATTTAAAGAGCTGTGTTATAAGTATATTGAAGAGTATGCCAAAATATATACTATAAACTTGCAGAAAGATGCTGCAAGAATATATAATTATGGGAAACTGTTATTTTTAAAAAAGATAAGAGAGATTAAAAGTAATGATATTGAACCAATATTTAATGATATCAGCAAAGAGGGAAAATATGCGACAGCAAATCTATTGCTAGCAACCTTACGCACTATATTTAATAAGGCAATAAAATGGAGATTAATAGAAAACAATCCTACTCTAGAAATAGAGCAGCATAAACTGCAGGCAAGAGAGAGACGTCTAAGTTACGATGAAATGGATAGATTTTTACAAGTATTATGTGGAGAAGCAAGTCCGTTGATAAGAGATTTTGCATTACTAGCGTTATATACTGCAGCTAGAAAAAGTAATGTGTTAGAGATGGAATGGGACAATATAGATTTTGAAAGAAAAATATGGCATATACCAAAAAACTAAGAACGGAAAGGCGCAAAATATACCATTAACAGATGAGGCAATGGAAATATTGCAAGCAAGGAAATTAACATCTAAAAGTAAATGGGCGCTACCAAAAGCGGGCACTTGGAATATCCTTATTGTCCCATTCCATCTCTAAATGGTTATTAATAAATTATACCATAATTTAAACTTTTTGTATACTCTAATCTTAGATAAAAACTGGAAAAGAAGCAAATTAAATTATAAATTTTTTGAATTCAGTTATCACGATGCCAAAAAAACCAATCTTGAGTTGCATATCTTTGGTGTTAATGAGTAAA
This genomic interval from Orientia tsutsugamushi contains the following:
- a CDS encoding IS110-like element ISOt5 family transposase, encoding MIMNSIIVGIDVSKETFDAAVLINNKVQTRKFNNNSEGFNKLVTWLKSRGTGHVCMEATGIYWKNLAKYLYDYGYKVSVVNPARIKGFAMSKLSRTKTDKADSVLIADFCKAMKPEAWYPQPLYIQELQQLVNRLNVLIKHKTQETNRLEGASKAIANNIQMHIEFLETQIKEIEQLINDHIKNNKDLHNKAMLLESIPGIGAKTQAVVLAFLADIEKFSSAKQVVAFVGLNPKHRQSGSSVRGASIISRTGNSDLRKSFYMPAMSALRHNCIIKQFSQRLSDTGKPKMLILIAAMRKLLHIIYGVLKHNSPFNPNVLINQK
- a CDS encoding transposase, translated to MLKHIHQRDMLKLWEEFLIKFKHVLILDKEKGYIYLRSFLWYTDTKLLESQQPELEQVLAKYLSEEEKGNIMRTIAAKYIDEGIEIGETKGRAEGIAKGRAEAAQELARNLLKAGFSVEFISENTGLSKEEVINLKNNIEY
- a CDS encoding conjugal transfer protein TraF, translating into MLYLVASDGKKIYAVARGIISEDKIIDNILAIDRYYHKLETR
- a CDS encoding tyrosine-type recombinase/integrase → MQKDAARIYNYGKLLFLKKIREIKSNDIEPIFNDISKEGKYATANLLLATLRTIFNKAIKWRLIENNPTLEIEQHKLQARERRLSYDEMDRFLQVLCGEASPLIRDFALLALYTAARKSNVLEMEWDNIDFERKIWHIPKN